A section of the Mesorhizobium loti genome encodes:
- a CDS encoding ABC transporter permease yields MIWETVRLSLRSIRRNVLRSFLTLLGIVIGVAAVIAMLTIGSGTTQKVKADISKLGSNLLVVRAGRPAGPGGPGGLDQVVRPLAEKDLAALVAHLTGARAISPASQKQVRVIFGTESLTSGVTGTDSAYLDARDWKLVSGRPFSDSETRSGTGVCLIGETVRQQFFGAGDPEGEIIRVNRTSCKIIGLLEPKGYTGFGQDQDNVVLMPLHAYQRRIAGNRDIDNIYIAADDRTPTSELQPRVEDILRDARRITPDRESDFAIRDMTQIADAMASATTTMTGMLGAVAGVSLLVGGIGIMNIMLVSVTERTREIGIRLAIGAHEKHILIQFLVEATVLSLLGGIIGILIGLALAGLASLTLTIPFAPSPAVILLAVGFSALIGMVFGFFPAMRGARLDPIDALRHE; encoded by the coding sequence ATGATCTGGGAAACCGTCCGCCTCTCGCTGCGCTCGATCCGCCGCAACGTACTGCGCTCGTTCCTGACGTTGCTCGGCATCGTCATCGGTGTCGCCGCCGTCATTGCGATGCTGACCATCGGCTCCGGCACCACGCAGAAGGTCAAGGCCGACATCTCCAAGCTCGGCAGCAACCTGCTGGTCGTCCGTGCCGGTCGCCCGGCCGGTCCCGGCGGCCCGGGCGGGCTCGACCAGGTGGTGCGGCCACTGGCGGAGAAGGACCTTGCCGCACTGGTCGCGCATCTGACCGGCGCGCGCGCCATCTCGCCGGCCTCGCAGAAGCAGGTCCGCGTCATCTTCGGCACCGAAAGCCTGACCTCCGGTGTCACCGGCACCGACAGCGCCTATCTCGACGCACGCGACTGGAAGCTGGTGTCCGGCCGCCCGTTCAGCGATTCCGAAACCCGCTCGGGCACCGGCGTCTGCCTGATCGGCGAGACGGTGCGCCAGCAGTTCTTTGGCGCCGGCGACCCGGAGGGCGAGATCATCCGCGTCAACCGCACCTCCTGCAAGATCATCGGCCTGCTCGAGCCCAAGGGCTATACGGGCTTCGGACAGGATCAGGACAATGTGGTGCTGATGCCGCTGCACGCCTATCAGCGCCGCATCGCCGGCAACCGCGACATCGACAACATCTACATCGCCGCCGACGACCGCACGCCGACCAGCGAATTGCAGCCGCGTGTCGAGGACATCTTGCGCGACGCGCGCCGGATCACGCCCGACCGCGAGAGCGATTTCGCGATCCGCGACATGACGCAGATCGCCGACGCCATGGCCAGCGCCACCACCACGATGACCGGCATGCTCGGCGCCGTCGCCGGCGTCAGCCTGCTGGTCGGCGGCATCGGCATCATGAACATCATGCTGGTCTCGGTCACGGAACGCACCCGCGAGATCGGCATCAGGCTCGCCATCGGCGCGCACGAGAAACATATCCTCATCCAGTTCCTGGTCGAGGCGACGGTGCTGTCGCTGCTCGGCGGCATCATCGGCATCCTGATCGGCCTGGCACTGGCCGGCCTCGCCTCGCTGACGCTGACGATACCCTTTGCGCCGAGCCCGGCCGTCATTCTGCTCGCCGTCGGCTTTTCGGCGCTGATCGGCATGGTGTTCGGCTTCTTCCCGGCAATGCGCGGCGCCAGGCTCGATCCGATCGACGCGCTACGGCACGAATAG
- a CDS encoding ABC transporter ATP-binding protein: protein MAASATLITFDKVWKSYGQGEAKVHALAGVDLAIRRGEFVAIMGPSGSGKSTAMNIIGCLDTPTAGTYSFMGVDAGRLDRNRRAMLRNLYVGFVFQGYNLLARTTAAENVELPLIYRGVAARERRDLAMQALAQVGLVGREHHTPAELSGGQQQRVAIARAIVTRPTLLVADEPTGNLDTARTHEIMELLTKLNKELGLTVTMVTHEADVAEYAERTIRFLDGHVASDTMNVEVA from the coding sequence GTGGCCGCTAGCGCGACGCTCATCACCTTCGACAAGGTCTGGAAGAGCTATGGCCAGGGCGAAGCCAAGGTCCATGCGCTGGCCGGAGTCGACCTTGCCATCAGGCGCGGCGAATTCGTCGCCATCATGGGGCCGTCCGGCTCCGGCAAATCGACGGCGATGAACATCATCGGCTGCCTCGACACGCCGACGGCCGGAACCTACTCCTTCATGGGCGTCGACGCCGGCCGGCTCGACCGCAACCGCCGCGCCATGCTGCGCAACCTCTATGTCGGCTTCGTCTTCCAGGGCTACAATCTGCTGGCGCGCACCACGGCCGCCGAAAACGTCGAACTGCCGCTGATCTATCGCGGCGTCGCCGCCCGCGAGCGGCGCGACCTTGCCATGCAAGCACTCGCCCAGGTCGGCCTGGTCGGTCGCGAGCATCATACGCCGGCGGAACTTTCCGGCGGCCAGCAGCAGCGCGTGGCGATCGCGCGTGCCATCGTCACCCGCCCGACGCTGCTCGTCGCCGACGAACCGACCGGCAACCTCGATACCGCCCGCACGCATGAGATCATGGAACTGCTGACGAAGCTCAACAAGGAGCTCGGCCTGACCGTCACCATGGTCACGCATGAGGCCGACGTCGCCGAATATGCCGAGCGCACCATCCGCTTCCTCGACGGCCACGTCGCCTCGGACACCATGAATGTCGAGGTGGCCTGA
- a CDS encoding efflux RND transporter periplasmic adaptor subunit, whose product MDQIVNLPKTESDSAIETALGLDRQGLRKTRRRGWLYALLTLIVLAAGLGLYQWYAATPARIDYTTVPAAKADLTVQVSATGTLQPLTQVDISSQLSGIIRSVSVNENQQVKKGDVLAALDTAKLQVQIERAEASAKVAAANVEDATVTLAENESALVRAAALTKRGMATDQSLEAATATRDRSKAALDSAQANLAIANADLKSQQTDLANSTIYAPIDGIVLTRSVDPGQTVASSLQAPVLFVIAADLRNMELVAAVDEADIGAVKTGQHARFTVDAFPDRPFDAEIRDISYASVTTDGVVTYNARLEVNNNELLLRPGMTATVSVVTREAKGVLTVPSSAFRYRPAQQAARGWSLSDLFTGRMGRPGGNRQRQATTPTDGSRTLYVLENGRPHPVNVKIGSTDGELTEITSGLDEGAQVITASQPRS is encoded by the coding sequence GTGGACCAGATTGTCAATCTGCCAAAGACGGAATCGGATTCCGCCATCGAGACGGCGCTTGGGCTCGACCGACAGGGTCTGCGCAAGACGCGCCGGCGTGGTTGGCTCTATGCGCTACTGACCCTGATCGTGCTTGCCGCCGGTCTTGGCCTCTATCAATGGTATGCGGCCACGCCCGCCAGGATCGATTACACCACCGTGCCGGCCGCCAAGGCCGATCTGACCGTCCAGGTTTCGGCGACGGGCACGCTGCAGCCGCTCACCCAGGTCGATATTTCCAGCCAGCTTTCCGGCATCATACGCTCGGTCTCGGTCAACGAGAACCAGCAGGTGAAGAAGGGCGACGTGCTGGCGGCCCTCGACACCGCCAAGCTGCAGGTCCAGATCGAACGGGCCGAGGCTTCCGCGAAAGTGGCGGCCGCCAATGTCGAGGACGCCACGGTGACGCTGGCCGAAAACGAAAGCGCGCTGGTGCGCGCGGCCGCCTTGACCAAGCGTGGCATGGCGACCGACCAGTCGCTCGAGGCGGCAACCGCGACGCGCGACCGCTCCAAGGCGGCGCTTGACAGCGCCCAGGCCAATCTCGCCATCGCCAATGCCGATCTCAAATCGCAGCAGACCGACCTTGCCAACAGCACCATCTATGCCCCGATCGACGGCATCGTGCTGACGCGCTCGGTCGACCCCGGCCAGACGGTCGCCTCCTCGCTGCAGGCGCCGGTGCTGTTCGTCATCGCCGCCGATTTGCGTAACATGGAACTGGTGGCGGCGGTCGACGAGGCCGACATCGGCGCCGTCAAGACAGGCCAGCATGCCCGTTTCACCGTCGATGCCTTCCCCGACCGGCCGTTCGATGCCGAGATCCGCGACATCTCCTATGCCTCGGTCACGACAGACGGCGTCGTCACCTACAATGCGCGGCTCGAGGTCAACAACAACGAGCTGCTGCTGCGGCCCGGCATGACCGCCACCGTTTCCGTCGTCACAAGGGAGGCCAAGGGCGTGCTTACCGTGCCCTCCTCCGCCTTCCGCTACCGCCCGGCGCAGCAGGCCGCGCGTGGCTGGAGCCTCAGCGACCTGTTCACCGGCCGCATGGGTCGTCCGGGCGGCAACCGCCAGCGCCAGGCGACGACCCCGACCGATGGCTCGCGCACGCTGTATGTGCTGGAGAACGGCCGGCCGCATCCGGTCAACGTCAAGATCGGCTCGACCGATGGCGAACTGACCGAGATCACCTCCGGCCTGGACGAAGGCGCGCAGGTCATCACCGCCTCGCAGCCGCGGAGCTGA
- a CDS encoding PhzF family phenazine biosynthesis protein: MQTRSYLLYDVFTTERLAGNPLAVVLDCKGLNTAAMQAIAREFNLSESVFVLPPDNPKHKNRIRIFTPDYEMPFAGHPTVGSAIALAELVGEGGAGIFVLEENIGPVRCAVSTHDGNTFAEFDLAKLPEPLKLEADPEAIGAALGLAPHEIGFENHRVSFWSAGVPYVTIPVANLEAAGRIRLDNQAWSELAPRKSEWAFASPYVYCRETVNHESAFHVRMIVPGTPSYEDPATGSAAAAFAGAIMHFDGPTDGISQLWIEQGLEMGRPSRIRLELTVQGGKLASARIGGNAVKVAEGKLFV; this comes from the coding sequence ATGCAAACCCGGAGTTACTTGCTTTACGATGTGTTTACGACCGAGCGACTGGCCGGAAACCCGCTGGCCGTGGTGTTGGATTGCAAAGGTCTGAACACGGCGGCGATGCAGGCCATCGCGCGCGAATTCAACCTGTCCGAATCGGTCTTTGTGCTGCCGCCGGACAACCCCAAGCACAAGAACCGCATCCGCATCTTCACGCCCGACTACGAAATGCCGTTCGCCGGCCATCCGACGGTTGGATCGGCAATCGCGCTTGCCGAACTGGTCGGCGAAGGCGGTGCCGGCATCTTCGTGCTGGAAGAGAACATCGGCCCGGTGCGCTGCGCCGTCAGCACGCACGATGGCAACACCTTCGCCGAGTTCGATCTGGCGAAACTGCCGGAACCGCTGAAGCTCGAGGCCGATCCGGAAGCGATCGGGGCAGCCCTTGGCCTGGCGCCGCACGAGATCGGCTTCGAGAATCACCGCGTCTCGTTCTGGTCGGCCGGCGTGCCCTATGTGACCATTCCGGTCGCCAATCTCGAGGCGGCGGGCCGCATCCGGCTGGACAACCAGGCCTGGTCGGAGCTGGCGCCGCGCAAGAGCGAATGGGCCTTCGCCAGCCCCTATGTCTATTGCCGCGAGACGGTGAACCACGAAAGCGCCTTTCATGTCCGCATGATCGTGCCCGGCACGCCGTCCTATGAGGATCCGGCGACCGGTTCTGCAGCGGCCGCCTTCGCCGGCGCCATCATGCATTTCGACGGCCCGACGGACGGCATTTCACAGTTGTGGATCGAGCAGGGGCTGGAGATGGGCCGGCCATCGCGCATCCGCCTGGAACTGACCGTGCAAGGTGGAAAACTGGCCTCGGCGCGCATTGGCGGCAACGCGGTGAAGGTGGCGGAGGGCAAGCTTTTCGTCTGA
- a CDS encoding DUF433 domain-containing protein — protein sequence MDDSNVIGAFSEEDAARLTGLSIGQLQLWDRSGFLKPSYAPENRHLPYSRVFSFRDIVSLRVLGQLRNVYKVPMQHLRKVSHTLAHLGDAKWTATTLYVLGKRVVFTDPRTNERKEVVSGQRVFDIPLKVAISDTRKAIQNLNVRSATETGNIVQAKFVMQNEPVFERTRIPVAAVQRYLAAGYSSDAIIREFPLLTVEDVNAAKTFTIPASAA from the coding sequence ATGGACGACAGTAACGTAATCGGCGCGTTCAGCGAGGAAGACGCCGCTCGGCTTACCGGGCTGTCAATCGGCCAACTCCAACTATGGGACCGCTCGGGTTTCCTAAAACCCAGCTATGCTCCCGAGAACAGGCATCTACCTTACAGCCGGGTCTTTTCGTTCCGGGACATCGTGTCCCTGCGCGTCCTGGGACAACTGCGCAATGTGTACAAGGTCCCCATGCAGCATTTGCGCAAGGTGTCTCATACGTTGGCGCATCTGGGCGACGCCAAGTGGACTGCCACTACCCTCTACGTGCTGGGAAAACGAGTTGTCTTCACCGATCCGCGTACAAACGAGCGCAAGGAAGTGGTCAGCGGTCAACGTGTTTTCGATATCCCCTTGAAAGTCGCAATCTCCGACACCCGGAAGGCGATTCAGAATCTCAATGTCCGCAGCGCCACTGAGACGGGAAATATCGTCCAGGCGAAGTTCGTCATGCAGAACGAGCCGGTATTTGAAAGAACCCGAATTCCAGTGGCTGCCGTGCAGAGATATTTAGCCGCGGGCTATTCTAGTGACGCCATAATAAGGGAATTTCCGCTGCTGACGGTTGAGGACGTCAATGCAGCGAAGACGTTCACTATCCCCGCTAGCGCGGCCTAG
- a CDS encoding DUF5615 family PIN-like protein, producing MTDVNVPDSVGDFLSSQGHDVARVRDFMASNSPDPVVAQAAMEANRILISWDRDFNQQRFLTPRFDRLSRVGFSCPEPEGAARLKQVLDLFEFAIKRAKGKPVAIRIGRDKLQVKC from the coding sequence ATGACCGATGTGAATGTGCCGGACTCAGTAGGGGATTTTCTATCTAGCCAAGGGCACGACGTGGCTCGGGTCCGTGATTTTATGGCCAGCAATTCTCCGGATCCTGTGGTTGCTCAAGCCGCTATGGAGGCCAACCGAATCCTCATTAGTTGGGATCGGGACTTCAACCAACAGCGGTTTTTGACGCCACGTTTCGATCGCCTCAGTCGCGTCGGGTTTTCATGCCCGGAACCGGAAGGCGCGGCACGCTTAAAGCAGGTGCTCGATCTGTTCGAATTCGCGATCAAGCGGGCCAAGGGCAAACCTGTCGCCATTCGGATTGGGCGTGACAAATTGCAGGTGAAATGCTGA
- the cobT gene encoding nicotinate-nucleotide--dimethylbenzimidazole phosphoribosyltransferase, translated as MPFKSLDELRAACLDLPAGSDTAAKAVARRQDTLTKPQGSLGRLETIAAWLARWQGRDMPKLDRVKVFVFAGNHGVTAQGVSAYPSEVTVQMVANFAGGGAAINQLARIAGAELDVIPLDLDHPTGDFTQVPAMDEKAFLAAVSAGYDAVTKDLDLICFGEMGIGNTTPAAAISAALFGGGAEKWTGRGTGVDDAGLKRKVVAIEAGLKRHAATLADPLGVAAALGGRELAAIFGATLAARHLGIPVLLDGFVCTAAAAPLARLHPTGLAHTIAAHVSAESGHRGLLEALSLPPLLDLGMRLGEGSGACLAVNIVRSALECHARMASFAEAGVSEK; from the coding sequence ATGCCCTTCAAATCTCTTGATGAATTGCGCGCCGCCTGCCTCGATCTCCCGGCCGGCAGCGATACCGCAGCAAAAGCCGTCGCCCGCCGCCAGGACACGCTGACCAAGCCGCAAGGCAGCCTCGGCCGGCTGGAGACCATCGCCGCATGGCTGGCGCGCTGGCAGGGCCGCGACATGCCGAAACTCGACCGCGTGAAAGTGTTCGTCTTCGCCGGCAATCACGGCGTCACCGCACAAGGTGTGTCGGCCTACCCATCGGAAGTCACCGTGCAGATGGTGGCGAACTTCGCCGGCGGCGGGGCCGCCATCAACCAGCTCGCCCGCATCGCCGGCGCCGAACTCGATGTCATCCCGCTCGACCTCGACCATCCGACGGGCGATTTCACGCAAGTGCCGGCAATGGACGAGAAAGCCTTCCTCGCCGCCGTCTCGGCCGGCTACGACGCGGTGACGAAAGATCTCGACCTGATCTGCTTCGGCGAAATGGGCATCGGCAACACCACGCCGGCGGCCGCCATCTCGGCCGCCCTGTTCGGCGGCGGCGCCGAAAAATGGACCGGGCGCGGCACCGGCGTCGACGATGCCGGCCTGAAGCGCAAGGTGGTCGCCATCGAGGCCGGCCTCAAGCGCCACGCCGCCACCCTCGCCGATCCGCTGGGCGTTGCCGCCGCCCTTGGTGGCCGCGAACTCGCCGCCATCTTCGGCGCCACGCTCGCCGCCCGCCATCTCGGCATACCCGTGCTGCTCGACGGCTTCGTCTGCACCGCCGCCGCGGCCCCGCTGGCAAGGCTGCACCCGACGGGGCTCGCGCACACGATCGCGGCTCATGTCTCGGCCGAATCGGGCCATCGCGGGCTGCTCGAAGCCCTCAGCCTGCCGCCATTGCTCGATCTCGGCATGAGGCTCGGCGAAGGCTCCGGCGCCTGCCTCGCCGTCAACATCGTGCGCTCGGCACTGGAGTGTCATGCGAGAATGGCGAGCTTTGCCGAGGCTGGGGTCTCGGAGAAATAG
- a CDS encoding adenosylcobinamide-GDP ribazoletransferase, whose product MKLPNLTLSPRQILDDMALCLVFFTRLPLPIHDFRGRGLAAAIWAAPVAGLVVGLIGAIVFATAERFGLAMGPAAALALVSTVITTGCLHEDGLSDVADGFGGGKSRGRKLDIMRDSRIGAYGAAALTLSLLIRWNVLSEFVDPTQALFALVAAHAASRGVLGAFMHLLPPARSDGLSAGAGTVSQEIAIAGAVLGAIPLLLLGLGGAIAALILLGLLFAAFHALCLNQIGGQTGDTIGALQQVSEVAVLLVASVALS is encoded by the coding sequence ATGAAGCTCCCGAATTTGACCCTTTCGCCTCGGCAAATCCTCGACGACATGGCGCTCTGCCTGGTCTTCTTCACCCGCCTGCCTCTGCCCATCCACGATTTTCGCGGCCGCGGCCTTGCCGCCGCGATCTGGGCGGCGCCGGTCGCCGGTCTCGTCGTCGGCCTGATCGGCGCCATCGTCTTTGCCACGGCGGAACGGTTTGGCCTTGCCATGGGCCCGGCGGCCGCCCTTGCCCTTGTTTCAACCGTTATCACCACCGGCTGCCTGCACGAGGACGGGCTGTCCGACGTCGCCGACGGCTTTGGCGGCGGCAAATCGCGCGGCCGCAAGCTGGACATCATGCGCGACAGCCGCATTGGTGCCTATGGTGCGGCAGCCCTGACCCTGTCGTTGCTGATCCGCTGGAACGTGCTTTCGGAATTCGTCGACCCCACGCAGGCCCTCTTCGCTCTCGTGGCTGCCCACGCCGCTTCGCGCGGTGTGCTTGGCGCGTTCATGCACCTGTTGCCGCCGGCACGGTCCGATGGCCTGTCGGCGGGTGCCGGTACGGTCTCGCAGGAAATCGCCATCGCCGGCGCCGTGCTTGGCGCGATCCCGCTTCTTCTCCTCGGGCTCGGCGGCGCCATCGCCGCGCTCATCCTGCTCGGCCTGCTGTTTGCCGCCTTCCATGCCCTTTGCCTCAACCAGATCGGTGGCCAGACCGGCGACACGATCGGCGCCTTGCAACAGGTCAGCGAAGTCGCGGTGCTTCTTGTCGCTTCCGTCGCGCTCTCTTGA
- a CDS encoding cobyrinate a,c-diamide synthase, with protein sequence MTARAIIIGAPRSGSGKTSVTIGILRALTRRGLKVRGAKSGPDYIDPGFHTAATGLSGVNLDSWAMPPSLLNALAAQAADDTDFVILESAMGLFDGIPAARGRTGSAADLARLYGLPVLLVLDVSGQSTTAAAVAKGFATYDPDVRMAGVVLNRLGSERHRRLSGDAIEAIGLPVVGAILRDPTLNLPERHLGLVQAGEYDDLMAHLDRLANMAEKSLDLDAVMALATPLTPAEGGFDEALQPPGQRIALAEDAAFTFLYPHVASYWRKAGAEIVPFSPLADEAPDEDCDVCWLPGGYPELHAGRLAASETFKAGMARFAATKPVHGECGGFMVLGQALEDASGETHGMLGLLGHSTSFARRKMNLGYREARLRADCPLGVQGALIRGHEFHYAQMTATGNDEPLADLADGQGNPIGASGYRRGHVSGTFFHAIARGGA encoded by the coding sequence ATGACGGCCCGCGCCATCATCATCGGCGCCCCGCGCTCCGGCTCGGGCAAGACCAGCGTCACCATCGGCATTCTGCGCGCGCTCACCCGACGCGGGCTGAAGGTGCGGGGCGCCAAATCCGGACCCGACTATATAGATCCTGGTTTCCACACGGCCGCCACGGGCCTGTCCGGCGTCAATCTCGACAGCTGGGCGATGCCGCCATCGCTGCTCAACGCCCTCGCCGCACAAGCGGCTGACGATACTGATTTTGTCATCCTCGAAAGCGCCATGGGCCTGTTCGACGGCATTCCGGCCGCGCGGGGGCGAACCGGTTCGGCGGCCGATCTCGCCCGGCTCTACGGCCTGCCGGTGCTGCTTGTGCTCGACGTGTCCGGCCAGTCGACCACCGCGGCGGCCGTCGCCAAGGGTTTTGCCACTTACGATCCGGATGTGCGCATGGCCGGCGTCGTGCTCAACCGGCTGGGCAGCGAGCGCCACCGCCGGCTCTCCGGCGATGCGATCGAGGCGATCGGCCTGCCTGTCGTCGGCGCCATCTTGCGCGACCCCACCCTGAACCTGCCCGAGCGGCACCTCGGTCTCGTCCAGGCCGGCGAGTATGATGATCTGATGGCGCATCTCGACCGCCTTGCCAACATGGCGGAGAAGTCGCTCGACCTCGACGCGGTCATGGCGCTGGCAACGCCCCTCACCCCGGCGGAAGGCGGCTTCGACGAGGCGCTGCAGCCGCCCGGGCAGCGGATAGCCCTTGCGGAAGATGCCGCCTTCACCTTCCTCTACCCGCATGTCGCCAGCTATTGGCGCAAGGCGGGCGCGGAAATCGTTCCGTTCTCGCCACTCGCCGACGAGGCGCCCGACGAGGATTGTGACGTCTGCTGGCTTCCCGGCGGCTATCCCGAGCTTCACGCCGGCCGGCTCGCGGCGTCGGAGACTTTCAAGGCCGGAATGGCGCGCTTCGCCGCGACCAAGCCCGTGCATGGCGAGTGCGGCGGCTTCATGGTGCTTGGCCAGGCGCTGGAAGATGCCTCGGGCGAAACGCACGGAATGCTTGGCCTGCTTGGCCATTCCACCAGTTTTGCAAGGCGGAAGATGAACCTTGGCTACCGCGAGGCGCGACTGCGCGCCGATTGCCCGCTGGGCGTGCAGGGCGCGTTGATCCGGGGCCACGAATTCCACTATGCGCAGATGACGGCAACCGGCAATGACGAGCCGCTGGCCGACCTCGCCGATGGTCAGGGCAATCCGATCGGCGCCTCCGGCTATCGGCGCGGCCATGTCAGCGGCACCTTCTTCCATGCGATAGCGAGGGGCGGCGCATGA
- the cobA gene encoding uroporphyrinogen-III C-methyltransferase: protein MSGSTRNTGEHATLEQALARLNFKPRSLEPGHVWLAGAGPGDPGCLTLEVLAALAEADALVYDALVSPDVVAVASAAELFYAGKRGGQPSMKQDDITALLVRLAREGRRVVRLKGGDPYIFGRGGEEALALAREAIPFRVLPGLTSGLSALAATGIPATMRGINKAVILATGHAAGTDDDIDWAAIARTGQPVVVYMGMANLPLIAAALLDGGLAPSTPAAVIVAATTPRERTVVATLATIAEEVAAAGLASPALIVVGGIVAMRAALAGKA from the coding sequence GTGAGCGGCAGCACCAGGAACACAGGCGAACACGCCACGCTCGAACAGGCGCTTGCCCGGCTGAACTTCAAGCCGCGTTCGCTGGAACCGGGCCATGTCTGGCTGGCCGGCGCCGGCCCCGGCGACCCCGGCTGCCTGACCCTGGAAGTCCTGGCGGCCTTGGCCGAGGCGGATGCGCTGGTCTATGATGCGCTGGTCTCACCCGATGTCGTGGCGGTGGCATCGGCAGCCGAACTGTTCTACGCCGGCAAACGCGGCGGCCAGCCTTCGATGAAGCAGGACGATATCACCGCTCTTCTGGTTCGGCTGGCGCGCGAAGGCCGCCGCGTCGTCAGGCTGAAAGGCGGCGATCCCTATATTTTCGGCCGTGGCGGCGAAGAGGCCCTGGCGCTCGCGCGCGAAGCTATCCCTTTCCGGGTTTTACCCGGCCTGACATCCGGCCTCAGCGCGCTGGCCGCAACCGGCATCCCGGCCACCATGCGCGGCATCAACAAGGCGGTGATCCTGGCGACCGGCCACGCCGCCGGCACCGACGACGACATCGACTGGGCGGCAATCGCCCGCACCGGCCAGCCGGTTGTCGTCTATATGGGCATGGCGAACCTGCCGCTGATCGCGGCAGCGCTGCTCGACGGCGGGCTGGCGCCCTCGACGCCGGCGGCGGTGATCGTCGCCGCGACGACACCGCGGGAGCGAACCGTCGTCGCCACGCTCGCCACCATTGCCGAGGAAGTGGCCGCCGCCGGCCTTGCCTCGCCGGCACTGATCGTCGTCGGTGGCATCGTCGCCATGCGCGCCGCATTGGCGGGCAAGGCATGA
- the cobM gene encoding precorrin-4 C(11)-methyltransferase codes for MTVHFIGAGPGAADLITLRGAKLLASCPVCLHAGSIVAPELLQHCAPGTKLIDTAPMSLDEIEAAYVEAHKAGHDVARLHSGDLSVWSAVAEQIRRLEKHGIPYTLTPGVPSFAAAAAALRRELTIPELAQSLVLTRISGRASKMPPGETLAGFGRTGATLAIHLAIHAIDRVVAELTPHYGGDCPVAIVFRASWPDERVLTGTLETIEAQLAADPMERTAIIFVGRSLAAEGFGESSLYDAHYQRRFRGRDGL; via the coding sequence ATGACCGTTCATTTCATCGGTGCCGGTCCGGGTGCCGCCGACCTCATCACGCTGCGCGGTGCCAAGCTCCTGGCAAGCTGTCCGGTCTGCCTGCATGCCGGCTCCATCGTCGCACCCGAATTGCTGCAGCATTGCGCGCCCGGGACCAAACTGATCGACACCGCGCCGATGTCGCTCGATGAGATAGAGGCCGCCTATGTCGAGGCCCACAAGGCCGGCCATGATGTAGCGCGGCTGCATTCCGGCGACCTGTCGGTTTGGAGTGCGGTCGCCGAGCAGATCCGCCGGCTGGAAAAACACGGCATCCCTTACACGCTGACGCCGGGCGTTCCTTCCTTCGCCGCGGCCGCGGCGGCGCTGCGCCGCGAGTTGACCATTCCCGAACTGGCGCAAAGCCTGGTGCTGACCCGCATCTCCGGCCGCGCCTCGAAAATGCCGCCCGGCGAAACGCTGGCCGGCTTCGGCCGCACCGGCGCCACGCTGGCCATCCATCTCGCCATCCACGCCATCGACCGTGTCGTCGCCGAATTGACGCCGCATTATGGCGGCGATTGTCCGGTGGCGATCGTCTTCCGGGCCTCGTGGCCGGATGAGCGCGTGCTGACGGGGACGCTGGAAACGATCGAGGCGCAGCTTGCCGCCGATCCGATGGAGCGTACGGCGATCATCTTCGTCGGCCGCTCGCTTGCGGCGGAAGGCTTTGGCGAGAGTTCATTGTACGACGCCCACTATCAGCGGCGTTTTCGCGGACGGGACGGATTGTGA
- a CDS encoding cobalamin biosynthesis protein translates to MMVAGIGSRKGVGVEDVLAAIETALEAHGLAMTALSALATAALKKDEDAIAAAGRSLNLPVVIVDDAALQAASPGTLSHSSLSQELAGTPSVSEAAALAVAGAGAKLLGPRTVLGPVTCAIAISGDAP, encoded by the coding sequence ATGATGGTCGCGGGCATCGGCAGCCGCAAAGGCGTTGGCGTCGAGGACGTGCTTGCCGCGATTGAAACCGCGCTTGAAGCGCATGGGCTGGCAATGACGGCGCTTTCGGCACTGGCCACCGCGGCGCTCAAGAAGGATGAAGACGCGATCGCCGCCGCTGGCCGCTCGCTGAACCTCCCGGTTGTCATCGTCGATGACGCAGCGCTTCAAGCCGCCTCGCCAGGCACGCTCAGCCATTCCAGCCTCTCGCAGGAACTGGCCGGCACGCCCTCGGTTTCCGAAGCGGCGGCCCTCGCCGTTGCCGGGGCCGGTGCGAAACTGCTTGGCCCTCGCACCGTGCTTGGCCCGGTCACCTGCGCCATCGCCATCAGCGGAGACGCGCCATGA